In the Brassica napus cultivar Da-Ae chromosome A7, Da-Ae, whole genome shotgun sequence genome, one interval contains:
- the LOC106371534 gene encoding probable fucosyltransferase 5, whose amino-acid sequence MYHKFQISGKVFMALGLKMKILITVLFSCVLIWSTMLLSSSNNNFKNHFLDDTTSDSKETPRDTLLGGLLTADFDEGSCLSRYHKSFLYRQPSPYKPSEYLVFKLRSNERLHKRCGPDTNAYRKATENLVRDENYASKSVGECRYIVWVAGYGLGNRMLTLASVFLYALLTERIILVDNRKDVNDILCEPFPGTSWLLPLDFPLMNYTYAYSYNKEYPRCYGTMVKNHTINSTSIPHHLYLHNLHDSRDEDKMFFCEKDQSLINKVPWLIIQANVYFVPSLWFNPTFQPELMKLFPQKDTVFHHLARYLFHPTNQVWGMITRHYHAHLARADETLGIQIRVFRKDAGYFQHVMDQIVSCTQRAKLLPELAAQEETQANMTYTPKVKAVLVTSLYPEYSDNLKNMFWERPSSTGEIIEVSQPSGERVQQTDKKLHDQKALAEMYLLSLTENIVTSAWSTFGYVSYSIGGLKPWLLHTPRGNKTPDPPCVRSTSMEPCYLTPPSHGCDADWGKNSGKIFPFVKSCEDVVYSGLKLHDEL is encoded by the exons ATGTATCACAAATTTCAGATCTCTGGCAAAGTCTTCATGGCTTTGGGTTTGAAGATGAAGATTCTGATAACAGTCCTCTTTAGTTGTGTACTAATTTGGTCTACAATGTTACTATCATCCTCAAACAACAACTTCAAGAACCATTTTCTTGATGATACAACTAGCG ATTCAAAGGAAACACCGAGAGATACATTGTTAGGTGGCCTTTTAACCGCTGATTTTGATGAAGGTTCTTGCTTGAGTAGGTATCATAAATCTTTCTTGTACCGCCAGCCTTCACCATACAAGCCTTCTGAATATCTAGTCTTTAAGCTTAGAAGCAATGAGCGGCTGCACAAACGTTGCGGTCCAGACACAAATGCTTACAGGAAAGCCACAGAAAATCTTGTTCGCGATGAGAATTATGCAAGCAAATCTGTTGGTGAATGCAGATACATTGTGTGGGTCGCGGGTTACGGGCTTGGAAACCGAATGCTAACTCTTGCTTCTGTGTTCCTTTACGCTCTCTTGACAGAGAGAATCATTCTTGTTGACAACCGCAAAGACGTTAATGATATCTTATGCGAGCCGTTTCCAGGTACTTCATGGTTGCTTCCTCTTGACTTTCCCTTGATGAATTATACTTATGCTTATAGCTACAACAAGGAATACCCTCGTTGCTATGGAACAATGGTGAAAAATCATACCATCAACTCAACTTCGATCCCGCATCATCTATATCTTCATAACCTCCATGATTCAAGGGATGAAGATAAGATGTTCTTTTGCGAAAAAGATCAAAGTTTGATCAACAAAGTCCCTTGGTTGATTATTCAAGCCAATGTCTACTTCGTTCCATCTCTATGGTTTAATCCAACGTTCCAACCCGAACTGATGAAGCTGTTCCCGCAGAAGGATACCGTGTTTCACCACTTGGCGCGTTATCTTTTTCACCCGACGAATCAAGTTTGGGGTATGATCACTAGGCACTACCATGCTCACTTAGCAAGAGCAGACGAGACACTCGGGATTCAAATACGGGTTTTCAGAAAAGACGCTGGATATTTCCAACACGTCATGGACCAGATCGTAAGTTGTACACAAAGAGCAAAACTGTTGCCTGAATTGGCCGCACAAGAGGAAACACAAGCCAACATGACCTATACCCCAAAGGTTAAAGCTGTTCTTGTCACATCTCTGTATCCAGAGTACTCTGACAACTTAAAGAACATGTTTTGGGAGAGACCAAGTTCGACAGGAGAGATTATTGAAGTTAGTCAGCCAAGTGGAGAAAGGGTTCAGCAAACAGACAAGAAGCTTCACGACCAAAAGGCGCTTGCGGAGATGTATCTTCTGAGCTTAACCGAAAACATTGTCACAAGTGCATGGTCTACATTCGGATATGTTTCTTATAGTATTGGAGGATTAAAGCCATGGTTGCTTCATACGCCAAGGGGTAACAAAACTCCTGATCCACCGTGTGTTCGGTCCACGTCGATGGAGCCTTGTTACCTGACTCCCCCGTCTCATGGATGTGACGCTGACTGGGGAAAAAACTCGGGCAAGATTTTTCCCTTTGTTAAGAGTTGTGAGGATGTTGTATATAGTGGCCTCAAGCTACATGATGAATTATAA
- the LOC106371533 gene encoding protein TIC 21, chloroplastic-like (The RefSeq protein has 2 substitutions compared to this genomic sequence) — MQSLLLPPASFPGVSAVAMRPGFQQRLSNRHLPLFNPLGLAPTQIISPKRRATISSYQSPSSLPVYGFQIRGSKPSFTPYTVAFSSPASVSADNEVDKAKLAQVAKRLEKTSRYFKRLGSIGFWGQLVSTVVAAVILSFSIVVTGKPTSPATFYATASGIAAAFVSVFWSFGYIRLSERLRRTAGDPAKAPPRADVVKGLRSGIMVNLLGMGAAILGMQATVGFLVAKALTTSANPFYQGVSQGYSPVLALDVFLVQASANTLLSHFLGLVCSLELLRSVTVPNSESVFVPKVA, encoded by the exons ATGCGGTCACTACTCTTGTCGCCGGCGAGCTTCCCCGGCGTATCCGCCGTTGCGATGAGGCCAGGTTTCCAGCAACGCCTCTCAAATCGCCACCTGCCATTGTTTAATCCACTCGGCTTGGCTCCAACCCAGATCATTTCGCCGAAGAGGAGAGCCACCATCTCTTCTTACCAGTCTCCGTCATCTCTACCGGTCTACGGTTTCCAAATTCGAGGATCTAAACCTAGCTTCACACCTTACACGGTGGCGTTTTCCTCTCCTGCTTCAGTTTCAGCTGATAATGAAGTCGACAAGGCAAAACTCGCTCAG GTTGCAAAGAGACTAGAGAAGACTTCAAGGTACTTCAAGAGGCTTGGGAGTATTGGTTTCTGGGGGCAGCTTGTCTCAACTGTTGTGGCTGCTGTCATTCTATCCTTCTCCATTGTTGTAACTGGCAAACCAACTTCCCCTGCTACTTTCTACGCCACCGCTAGTGGCATCGCTGCTGCATTTGTCTCTGTCTTCTGGTCCTTTGGCTATATTCGCCTCTCTGAGAGGCTCCGCCGAACTGCCGGTGACCCTGCCAAG GCCCCGCCTCGTGCTGATGTTGTGAAAGGTTTGAGAAGTGGGATTATGGTTAACCTTCTTGGAATGGGAGCTGCAATTCTCGGGATGCAAGCAACGGTTGGGTTTTTAGTTGCAAAGGCTTTAACAACCTCAGCAAACCCTTTCTACCAAGGAGTCTCTCAAGGATACAGCCCCGTTCTTGCCCTCGATGTCTTCCTCGTTCAG GCATCGGCCAACACCTTGCTTTCTCATTTTCTAGGCCTTGTTTGTTCCTTAGAGCTGTTGCGGTCCGTCACAGTGCCCAACTCTGAATCAGTCTTCGTTCCTAAAGTTGCATGA
- the LOC106371535 gene encoding probable ADP-ribosylation factor At2g15310, with protein MGARFSRIAKRFLPKSKVRILMVGLDGSGKTTILYKLKLGEVVTTVPTIGFNLETVEYKGINFTVWDIGGQEKIRKLWRHYFQNSQGLIFVVDSSDSARLSEARNELHRILTNNELQNACVLVFANKQDSRNALPVDQVANNLGLHGLTKRCWFIQGTSAITGQGLYEGLEWLSKTIPNKTERSSSLGSFRSDSSERRLVRGVKY; from the exons atGGGAGCTAGATTTTCACGTATAGCGAAAAGGTTTCTTCCCAAGTCTAAAGTAAGGATTTTGATGGTGGGTCTTGATGGTTCAGGGAAGACTACCATCCTTTACAAGCTAAAGCTCGGTGAAGTTGTCACAACAGTGCCTACTATTG GGTTCAACCTCGAGACGGTAGAATACAAAGGCATCAATTTCACTGTATGGGATATAGGAGGACAAGAGAAG ATTCGAAAATTGTGGAGACACTATTTTCAGAACTCGCAAGGACTAATCTTTGTGGTGGATAGTAGTGACAGTGCAAGGTTATCAGAAGCTCGTAATGAGCTGCATCGAATATTAACCAAT AATGAACTACAGAATGCATGTGTACTCGTCTTTGCGAACAAGCAAGATTCAAGAAATGCTCTACCGGTCGACCAAGTTGCCAACAACCTTGGTCTGCACGGCCTAACCAAACGCTGTTG GTTTATACAGGGAACATCAGCCATCACTGGGCAAGGCTTATACGAAGGACTTGAATGGCTCTCCAAAACTATACCTAACAAAACTGAACGATCTAGTTCGCTTGGTAGTTTCCGAAGTGATTCCTCCGAGAGAAGGCTTGTACGAGGTGTGAAGTATTAA
- the LOC106369652 gene encoding uncharacterized protein LOC106369652, whose product MSDVKDAIVLHKDTGPSALKFPMLTSSNYTVWSMKMKIALKVSEVWEVIDPGTKDENKNNIAIAFLFQSIPEALILQVGEIDTSKGVWNAIKARHVGAERVKEVTLQTLMAEFDRLNMKDRDKIDSFVVKLFEIYSKSASLGELIEEPKLVKKFLKSLPRKKYIHIVASLEQVLDLNTTSFEDIVGRLKAYKERLADEEDEEETQEDSEKLMYTNADSNSDSYGYNNRGRGRRGRSNWRGRVKNPKERTLNRIGKI is encoded by the coding sequence ATGAGTGACGTGAAAGATGCGATCGTGTTACACAAAGACACCGGCCCCTCCGCTCTCAAGTTCCCGATGTTAACTTCCTCTAACTATACTGTCTGGtccatgaaaatgaaaatagcGTTAAAGGTCAGTGAAGTATGGGAGGTAATAGACCCCGGGACCAAGGACGAAAATAAGAATAACATCGCTATCGCGTTCTTATTCCAGTCTATACCGGAAGCGTTGATCTTACAAGTTGGTGAGATCGACACATCTAAAGGAGTATGGAATGCGATAAAGGCACGCCATGTTGGAGCCGAACGTGTGAAAGAAGTTACGTTACAAACTTTGATGGCAGAGTTTGATAGACTCAACATGAAAGATAGAGATAAGATTGATAGCTTTGTTGTAAAATTATTCGAAATTTACTCTAAATCTGCCTCCTTAGGAGAGTTGATAGAGGAGCCAAAACTTGTTAAGAAATTCTTAAAGAGCTTGCCGAGAAAGAAATATATTCACATTGTTGCATCACTCGAACAAGTTCTGGatctcaatacaacaagttttGAGGATATCGTGGGAAGACTAAAAGCATACAAAGAAAGACTCGCTGAcgaagaggatgaagaagagacACAAGAAGATTCTGAAAAATTGATGTACACCAATGCAGATTCGAATTCAGACAGTTATGGCTATAACAACCGTGGTCGAGGTCGCAGAGGAAGATCCAATTGGAGAGGTAGagtgaagaaccctaaggaacgaacactcaaccggATTGGAAAGATATGA